A portion of the Acidihalobacter yilgarnensis genome contains these proteins:
- a CDS encoding UPF0149 family protein produces the protein MSTHFESLDETLRRAGAAMGAAEGHGALCGRLAILEAGGEEPWIRELLDGVDTSDARVCREALSSLYHDTRRALDDADLSFQPLLPGDDIALGLRVEALGQWCYGFSTGLVLAGLTPERLADLVEHVREFVEDIGQIAQVSPEMVAYDESEADYAELLEYVRVGVLLLFEELQPRAPLPGLH, from the coding sequence AGTACTCACTTCGAATCGCTGGACGAAACCCTGCGACGCGCGGGCGCGGCAATGGGCGCGGCGGAAGGGCACGGCGCGCTGTGCGGCCGGCTCGCGATACTGGAGGCGGGCGGTGAGGAGCCTTGGATACGTGAGCTTCTCGACGGCGTCGACACGAGCGATGCACGTGTTTGTCGCGAGGCCTTGTCCTCGCTCTACCACGATACCCGCCGCGCGCTAGACGATGCAGACCTATCCTTCCAGCCACTGTTGCCCGGGGACGATATCGCACTGGGTCTGCGCGTCGAAGCCCTGGGACAGTGGTGCTATGGATTCAGCACCGGACTGGTGCTCGCCGGTCTGACGCCCGAGCGGCTCGCGGACCTGGTAGAGCACGTGCGCGAATTCGTCGAAGATATCGGTCAGATCGCCCAGGTGTCGCCCGAAATGGTCGCTTACGACGAAAGCGAAGCCGATTATGCAGAACTGCTTGAATATGTACGGGTCGGCGTGTTGCTGCTGTTTGAGGAACTTCAACCCAGAGCACCGCTCCCCGGCTTGCACTGA
- the pepP gene encoding Xaa-Pro aminopeptidase, whose amino-acid sequence MRPPHRPARRRSTMTLPTSEFARRRRQLMRQIGERGIVIMPAAPVRLRNRDADYRYRQDSDFLYLTGFSEPEAVAVLIPGRPQGEFILFCRERDLAQETWHGRRAGQAGAVERYGADDSFPITDIDDILPGLLEDRDRVFYSMGRDAAFDRQLMEWINRLRAQSRSGRQSPHEFVSLEYLLHEMRLFKSAAELKLMRRAAEIAIEGHRRMMAVCSPGLYEYEIEAEFIYTARRHRAELAYQSIVGGGENGCILHYVDNDAPLRDGELLLIDAGAEYAGYASDITRTFPVNGRFTPAQRELYELVLDAQHAAIKKTRPGNHWNDPHTAAVRVLTRGLVELGLLKGQPAKLIREGAYQRFYMHRTGHWLGLDVHDVGEYKIDGEWRLLEPGMVLTVEPGLYINPARDVPKRFHNIGIRIEDDVRVTAKGCEVLTVDMPKAVDEIEALVGSLVADPGATSVRRRA is encoded by the coding sequence CTGAGGCCGCCGCACCGCCCTGCCCGAAGGAGATCCACGATGACCCTCCCTACTTCCGAATTCGCCCGTCGCCGCCGTCAGCTGATGCGCCAGATCGGCGAGCGGGGTATCGTGATCATGCCAGCCGCACCCGTCAGATTGCGCAACAGGGATGCCGATTACCGCTATCGTCAGGACAGCGATTTCCTGTATCTGACCGGATTCTCCGAACCGGAGGCAGTTGCGGTGCTGATACCTGGACGCCCCCAGGGTGAATTCATTCTGTTCTGCCGCGAGCGCGATCTTGCGCAGGAAACCTGGCATGGCCGCCGCGCCGGCCAGGCGGGCGCCGTGGAGCGCTATGGTGCGGACGATTCCTTCCCCATCACGGACATCGACGACATCCTCCCCGGTCTGCTGGAAGACCGCGACCGTGTGTTCTACAGCATGGGACGGGATGCCGCCTTCGACCGCCAGCTCATGGAATGGATCAACCGCCTGCGGGCCCAGTCGCGCTCCGGCCGCCAGTCACCTCACGAATTCGTTTCGCTGGAATACCTGCTGCACGAGATGCGCCTGTTCAAATCGGCCGCCGAGCTTAAGCTGATGCGCCGGGCGGCGGAAATCGCCATTGAGGGTCACCGACGCATGATGGCGGTGTGCAGCCCGGGTTTGTATGAATACGAGATTGAGGCCGAGTTCATATACACGGCGCGTCGTCACCGCGCCGAGCTGGCCTATCAGTCCATCGTCGGCGGCGGCGAAAACGGCTGCATCCTGCACTACGTCGATAACGATGCCCCGCTGCGTGACGGCGAGCTCCTGTTGATCGATGCCGGCGCCGAGTATGCCGGTTATGCCAGCGACATTACGCGTACCTTCCCGGTCAACGGCCGTTTCACCCCGGCGCAGCGGGAGCTGTACGAGCTTGTACTCGATGCACAGCATGCGGCCATCAAGAAGACGCGCCCCGGCAATCATTGGAACGACCCACATACCGCAGCGGTACGTGTGTTGACCCGCGGATTGGTTGAGCTGGGTCTGCTCAAGGGACAGCCGGCGAAGCTGATTCGCGAGGGTGCCTATCAGCGCTTCTACATGCACCGCACCGGCCACTGGCTCGGATTGGACGTGCACGATGTCGGCGAATACAAAATCGACGGGGAATGGCGTCTGCTGGAGCCGGGCATGGTATTGACCGTCGAGCCGGGCTTGTACATCAATCCAGCTCGCGACGTGCCCAAACGCTTCCACAACATCGGTATCCGCATCGAGGACGATGTACGGGTAACGGCAAAGGGTTGTGAAGTGCTGACCGTAGACATGCCCAAGGCAGTAGACGAGATCGAGGCCTTGGTTGGCAGTTTGGTAGCCGACCCTGGGGCAACGTCCGTGCGGCGCCGCGCATGA
- the ubiH gene encoding 2-octaprenyl-6-methoxyphenyl hydroxylase: MNVDYDILIVGGGMVGASLGAALAGSGRRVGILEARPYGTPGQPSYDDRSTALALGSRHLLDRLGVWPALSAEAAPITHIHVSDRGHFGVAHIDAAEQGVRALGYVVPNRALGAALLPVLEQAAGVELIAPAEVADIEQDDDGVVVRLAGGVPFERLRARLVVAADGTGSPIREQVGIPVETRAYGQSALIANVSVTRLQAGVAYERFTDEGPLAMLPMGGDRYSLVWTHREADLPATLALGDAEFLAALQQRFGWRLGRLKAVGRRASYPLGLTRALETSYGRVVLVGNALHTLHPVAGQGFNLALRDVEALARALEGIDDPGEPAVLAQYRRLREGDMRTVVSLTDAMVRLFSGLSPLPGALRSLGLVAADCLPDLNRLLARQHMGLYGAIAPTRPPAFAEFRA, encoded by the coding sequence ATGAATGTCGACTACGACATACTGATTGTCGGTGGCGGCATGGTTGGTGCGAGTCTGGGAGCGGCGCTGGCCGGTTCAGGTCGTCGCGTGGGGATTCTCGAAGCGCGACCCTATGGCACGCCAGGACAGCCGAGCTACGATGATCGCAGTACGGCCTTGGCGCTTGGATCGCGTCACTTGCTTGATCGGCTTGGCGTATGGCCGGCGCTGAGCGCAGAGGCGGCACCCATCACCCACATACACGTCAGCGACCGTGGTCATTTCGGCGTAGCGCATATCGATGCCGCTGAGCAGGGTGTGCGCGCACTGGGCTATGTCGTACCCAATCGTGCGCTCGGCGCGGCTTTGTTGCCGGTATTGGAACAGGCGGCGGGCGTAGAGCTGATCGCGCCTGCCGAAGTGGCCGATATCGAGCAGGACGATGATGGGGTTGTGGTCCGCCTCGCCGGTGGTGTGCCGTTCGAGCGCTTGAGGGCGCGCTTGGTAGTCGCCGCCGACGGTACGGGCTCGCCGATTCGCGAACAAGTGGGCATCCCGGTCGAAACGCGCGCATACGGGCAGTCTGCGTTGATTGCCAATGTCAGTGTGACACGGTTACAGGCAGGCGTCGCCTATGAGCGCTTTACCGACGAGGGGCCGCTGGCGATGCTGCCGATGGGAGGTGATCGCTATTCCCTGGTTTGGACGCATCGCGAAGCTGATTTGCCGGCGACGCTCGCCCTTGGCGATGCCGAATTCCTCGCTGCGCTACAGCAACGCTTTGGCTGGCGCCTCGGCCGGCTCAAGGCCGTCGGCCGCAGGGCCTCCTATCCCCTGGGCCTGACGCGAGCGCTGGAAACTTCGTATGGCCGAGTGGTGTTGGTGGGTAATGCCTTGCACACCCTGCATCCAGTCGCAGGGCAAGGGTTTAATCTGGCGTTAAGAGACGTCGAGGCGCTTGCGCGGGCGCTGGAGGGCATCGACGATCCCGGCGAACCAGCAGTTCTGGCGCAGTACCGACGCCTGCGGGAGGGCGATATGCGCACGGTGGTCAGCCTGACCGATGCAATGGTGCGGCTATTTTCCGGCTTGTCTCCTTTGCCGGGTGCCTTGCGCAGCCTGGGATTGGTGGCTGCCGATTGCCTACCCGATCTTAATCGTCTGCTGGCGCGTCAGCACATGGGTCTGTACGGCGCCATCGCGCCAACACGCCCGCCGGCATTCGCAGAATTTCGGGCATGA
- a CDS encoding UbiH/UbiF/VisC/COQ6 family ubiquinone biosynthesis hydroxylase: MSTAHYEVVVVGGGMVGTALARALGRQGRRVALIEAHKPQPWHVDEDYDLRVSAINRASQHLFEHLGAWSGMRARRVSAYRRMHVWDAGGAGAISFDAAEIGEPDLGHIVENRVIQEALGEGLEGVAQYCPVALEAMTIDGTQVRLLLTDGIELSAALVVGADGAHSRVRALAGIEREERPYGQKAIVTTLSTERSHQDTAWQRFLSTGPVALLPLADGRCSLVWSADTAVADGLMALSDDDFRLELGRATALCLGCVTEIGARAAFPLVGSRVRPYVRPRIALVGDAAHTIHPLAGQGVNLGFMDVAALAGVLGGTRREVGGLRVLRAYERARRAENEGAMRVMEGFKQVFGSGLPGLAWLRGQGLALAGGIPPLKRRLASQALMGGHFTPPTKADQG, from the coding sequence ATGAGTACCGCACATTACGAAGTTGTGGTCGTGGGCGGTGGCATGGTCGGTACCGCACTGGCTCGCGCGCTCGGCCGGCAGGGTCGTCGGGTCGCCCTGATAGAGGCGCACAAGCCTCAGCCCTGGCATGTGGACGAGGACTACGATCTGCGGGTATCCGCGATCAATCGCGCCTCCCAGCATCTGTTCGAGCATCTCGGCGCCTGGTCGGGCATGCGTGCTCGCCGTGTCAGCGCCTATCGGCGGATGCACGTTTGGGATGCCGGCGGCGCGGGTGCGATTAGCTTCGATGCGGCGGAAATCGGTGAGCCGGATCTCGGGCATATCGTCGAGAATCGTGTGATTCAGGAGGCGCTGGGCGAGGGGCTCGAAGGTGTGGCGCAGTATTGTCCCGTTGCTCTGGAGGCAATGACGATCGATGGTACGCAGGTGCGCCTGTTGTTGACCGATGGCATCGAGCTGAGTGCAGCACTGGTGGTTGGTGCCGATGGTGCCCATTCACGCGTTAGGGCGCTGGCGGGGATCGAACGAGAGGAGCGCCCATACGGACAGAAAGCGATCGTCACGACCTTGAGTACCGAGCGTTCCCACCAAGACACCGCGTGGCAGCGATTCCTGTCGACCGGCCCGGTGGCCTTGCTGCCTCTGGCCGATGGCCGCTGCTCCTTGGTCTGGTCGGCGGACACGGCGGTGGCAGACGGCTTGATGGCGCTGTCCGACGACGATTTTCGCCTTGAGCTTGGACGCGCCACTGCGCTGTGCCTAGGTTGTGTGACGGAGATTGGCGCGCGTGCCGCCTTCCCGCTCGTCGGCAGTCGCGTGCGGCCGTATGTCCGCCCCCGGATCGCCTTGGTCGGTGATGCGGCACACACTATCCACCCGTTGGCGGGTCAGGGTGTGAATCTGGGATTCATGGATGTGGCGGCCTTGGCCGGGGTGCTCGGGGGTACGCGACGGGAAGTCGGCGGCCTGAGGGTTCTGCGCGCCTACGAACGCGCGCGTCGCGCCGAGAACGAAGGTGCAATGCGGGTAATGGAGGGGTTCAAGCAGGTGTTCGGGAGTGGTTTGCCGGGACTTGCCTGGTTGCGCGGCCAAGGGCTAGCGCTGGCGGGAGGCATTCCGCCACTAAAGCGCCGGCTTGCCTCGCAGGCCCTGATGGGCGGTCATTTCACGCCACCCACCAAGGCTGATCAAGGCTAG
- a CDS encoding FKBP-type peptidyl-prolyl cis-trans isomerase: protein MQISNNTIVTIDYTLTDDAGEVIDSSRGGEPMAYLHGARNIIPGLETALEGKSAGDVVQVHVEPDDAYGQHHEGLIQAIDRAMFEGVDTLEVGMEFHAQANDGTMQVVRIVSVDGDDVTIDANHPLAGMPLNFDVTVVDVRDATEEELSHGHAHSPGDHAH, encoded by the coding sequence ATGCAAATCAGCAACAACACCATCGTCACCATCGACTACACCTTGACCGATGACGCTGGCGAGGTGATCGACAGCTCCCGCGGGGGCGAACCCATGGCCTATCTCCATGGCGCACGCAACATCATTCCTGGCCTTGAGACCGCCCTTGAGGGCAAAAGTGCCGGCGATGTGGTTCAGGTGCATGTCGAACCCGACGACGCCTACGGACAACACCACGAAGGCCTGATCCAGGCAATCGACCGCGCGATGTTCGAGGGTGTGGACACGCTGGAAGTCGGCATGGAATTCCATGCCCAGGCGAACGACGGCACCATGCAGGTCGTGCGGATCGTCTCGGTGGACGGTGACGATGTGACTATCGACGCCAACCATCCGCTGGCTGGCATGCCGCTCAATTTCGACGTCACCGTGGTCGACGTGCGTGATGCCACCGAGGAAGAGTTGTCGCACGGCCATGCGCACAGTCCAGGCGACCATGCGCACTAA
- a CDS encoding HDOD domain-containing protein, with protein MPILLEEIDDLVPIAELNPENRNRLAEKGQILSLKPRDSLDGAGSDRWLIYLLDGTLTLKRANGNESIDSGSIRAKRPIFGDERPGDVIAQTPCRLLRVDRRLFEIILHEQRENDYEVEDTPITEEEGTLLGHILRSLSSGNLELPSMPEVAMRIRDATLRPEISLKDIARIVQIDPAVAAGILRAANTAARRGGQPVTNLADAVGRLGLETTRSLAISLALTTVFHTKQVAVRQRMRALWEHSVQVSALCQTLAERCTPSLEASHALLAGLLHDIGGIPILQHAERYNLLGDAERLESAIINLRIPVGMLIVDHWQLNNDLQTVVQSAEDWTRNPGTEADYADLVVVAQLLLPAQHGLHDARPPFEEVPAFAKLGLTPPTPERIQEFLNDAQLDIDDTKRLLGG; from the coding sequence ATGCCTATTTTGCTCGAAGAAATCGACGATCTGGTCCCCATCGCCGAACTCAACCCAGAGAACCGCAACCGACTAGCGGAAAAGGGACAAATACTCAGCCTCAAGCCCCGCGACTCGCTGGATGGCGCAGGCAGCGACCGTTGGCTGATCTATCTGCTGGACGGTACCCTGACGCTTAAACGCGCCAACGGCAACGAATCCATCGACAGCGGCAGCATACGCGCCAAACGTCCAATCTTCGGCGACGAACGCCCGGGAGACGTGATCGCGCAGACGCCATGCCGCCTTCTGCGCGTGGACCGCCGTCTGTTCGAGATCATCCTGCACGAACAGCGCGAAAACGACTATGAGGTCGAAGACACGCCGATCACCGAGGAAGAAGGCACGCTGCTCGGGCACATCCTGCGCTCGCTCAGCAGCGGCAACTTGGAGCTTCCGAGCATGCCCGAGGTCGCGATGCGTATACGCGATGCGACCTTGCGTCCGGAGATCAGTCTCAAGGACATCGCCAGGATTGTGCAGATCGACCCGGCAGTGGCCGCTGGCATCCTGCGTGCCGCGAATACCGCGGCACGGCGTGGCGGCCAACCGGTCACCAATCTGGCCGATGCGGTCGGGCGACTCGGTCTGGAAACCACACGTTCGCTGGCCATCAGCCTGGCATTGACCACGGTCTTCCACACCAAGCAGGTCGCAGTCCGCCAGCGCATGCGCGCGCTGTGGGAGCACAGCGTACAGGTCTCGGCACTCTGTCAGACCCTCGCCGAGCGCTGCACACCCTCGCTGGAAGCCAGCCACGCATTGCTCGCCGGCCTGCTGCACGACATCGGCGGCATACCCATCCTGCAGCACGCCGAACGCTACAACCTACTGGGCGATGCCGAGCGTTTGGAGTCCGCCATCATCAACCTGCGCATTCCGGTCGGCATGCTGATTGTCGATCACTGGCAGCTCAACAACGATCTCCAGACGGTCGTCCAGAGCGCCGAGGACTGGACCCGCAACCCAGGCACGGAGGCCGATTACGCCGACCTGGTGGTCGTCGCACAACTGCTCCTGCCCGCGCAGCATGGCCTACACGACGCCCGGCCGCCCTTCGAGGAAGTCCCTGCCTTCGCCAAGCTGGGACTCACGCCTCCAACACCTGAGCGGATACAAGAGTTCCTCAACGACGCGCAACTCGATATCGACGACACCAAGCGTCTGCTCGGCGGCTGA
- a CDS encoding BolA family protein, whose product MIPENVKTLIEQGIPGCQVTVTGDGSKFEAVVVSEAFEGMSPVKEHQLVFATVGEHIASGAIHALTIKAYTPKEWTDRNA is encoded by the coding sequence ATGATCCCCGAAAACGTTAAGACGCTGATCGAGCAGGGCATTCCAGGTTGCCAGGTCACGGTGACTGGCGACGGCAGCAAATTCGAAGCCGTGGTCGTCAGCGAAGCCTTCGAAGGCATGAGCCCGGTCAAGGAACATCAGCTGGTCTTCGCCACTGTGGGCGAGCACATTGCCAGCGGCGCCATCCACGCGCTGACCATCAAGGCCTACACGCCCAAGGAATGGACAGACCGCAACGCCTGA
- a CDS encoding DUF6231 family protein, whose translation MPDPFADLERLALSRPSDQLVLLAPGEHPLCQRLLALGGPAPTDALDLLARPPAHRYPLALMAGCLETLPQATGERLIAALRDLHAEEIYCLADPDLWSAPRMVALGMRPLGVYPQSAKGLALYHFDLYDYKRTPDWLNARHWAHPERWEKTRW comes from the coding sequence ATGCCCGACCCGTTCGCGGATTTAGAAAGGCTTGCACTCTCACGGCCATCGGACCAGCTAGTCTTGCTTGCGCCCGGAGAACACCCGCTATGCCAACGACTGCTCGCGCTGGGTGGACCCGCGCCAACGGATGCGCTGGATCTGCTTGCGCGACCGCCGGCGCACCGCTATCCCTTGGCCCTGATGGCCGGATGCCTGGAAACGCTTCCGCAAGCGACCGGTGAACGTCTGATCGCCGCGCTGCGCGACCTTCATGCCGAGGAAATCTACTGTCTGGCCGACCCCGACCTATGGTCAGCACCGCGCATGGTCGCGCTCGGGATGCGGCCACTGGGCGTGTACCCACAATCCGCAAAAGGGCTGGCGCTTTATCACTTCGATCTCTACGACTATAAGCGCACCCCGGACTGGCTCAACGCGCGCCATTGGGCTCATCCCGAGCGCTGGGAAAAGACACGTTGGTAA
- a CDS encoding Crp/Fnr family transcriptional regulator encodes MQKKVDDLVQFLSEHGLCASLTTKEVEKMLEFTEEMYLDRGQVVMEIGDVGEALFFVVEGEIVLLYDTGTMETEVGRRRQGELMGEMSFFDRKPRLTRMRATRNRTRLLKLSRPMYERMRVEQPFITVNFLEYAIVSLDHLIREMSTDVAVLTDYYFAPGKK; translated from the coding sequence ATGCAGAAAAAGGTAGACGATCTCGTCCAGTTTCTCAGCGAACACGGCCTGTGTGCCTCCTTGACGACGAAGGAGGTCGAGAAGATGCTCGAATTCACCGAAGAGATGTATCTCGATCGCGGTCAGGTGGTGATGGAGATCGGCGACGTGGGCGAGGCGCTGTTTTTCGTCGTCGAGGGTGAAATCGTCCTGCTATACGACACGGGTACCATGGAGACTGAGGTCGGGCGCCGACGCCAAGGCGAGCTGATGGGCGAGATGTCCTTCTTCGACCGCAAGCCTCGACTGACCCGCATGCGCGCTACGCGCAACCGCACGCGCCTGCTCAAGCTTTCTCGCCCGATGTATGAGCGCATGCGTGTGGAGCAGCCCTTCATCACGGTCAACTTTCTGGAATACGCGATCGTGAGTCTGGATCATCTGATTCGGGAGATGAGCACGGACGTCGCCGTGTTGACGGATTACTATTTCGCGCCAGGCAAAAAATAA